Proteins encoded by one window of Lates calcarifer isolate ASB-BC8 linkage group LG7_1, TLL_Latcal_v3, whole genome shotgun sequence:
- the fam49a gene encoding CYFIP-related Rac1 interactor A isoform X1 has translation MGNLLKVLTCTELEQGPNFFLDFENAQPTEGEREVWNQVNSVLQDSESILSGLQAYKGAGQEIRDAIQNPNDLMQQERAWNSVCPLVIKLKKFYSFSLRLEEALKSLLESLTCPPFTPTQHLEREQALAKQFAEILHFTLRFDELKMRIPAIQNDFSYYRRTISRNRINNMNLDIENEVNNEMANRMSLFYAEATPMLKTLSNATTNFVTENKTLPLENTTDCLSTMASVCKVMLETPEYSSRFSSEDTLLFCMRVMVGVIILYDHVHPNGAFNKSSKIDMKGCIKVLKDQPADNVEGLLNALKFTTKHLNDESTPKNIRTMLQ, from the exons ATGGGGAATCTGTTAAAAGTGCTCACTTGCACAGAGCTTGAACAGGGGCCAAACTTTTTCCTTGACTTTGAAA atGCACAGCCGAcagaaggagagcgagaggtgTGGAACCAGGTGAactcagtcctgcaggactctgagAGCATCCTGTCTGGCCTGCAGGCGTACAAAGGAGCCGGCCAGGAGATCAGAGAT GCAATTCAAAACCCTAATGACCTCATGCAGCAGGAGCGAGCCTGGAACTCCGTCTGCCCGCTGGTCATCAAACTCAAGAAGTTCTACAGTTTCTCTCTCAGACTAG aggAGGCACTGAAGAGTTTATTGGAGTCCCTGACATGTCCGCCCTTCACGCCCACTCAGCACCTGGAGAGGGAGCAGGCGCTGGCCAAACAGTTTGCGGAGATCCTCCACTTCACTCTGCGCTTCGATGAGCTCAAG atgAGAATTCCTGCCATCCAGAACGACTTCAGCTACTACAGAAGAACAATCAGTCGAAACCGAATAAACAACATGAAT CTGGACATTGAGAATGAAGTCAACAATGAAATGGCCAACAGGATGTCTCTGTTCTACGCTGAGGCCACACCCATGCTGAAAACACTCAGCAACGCAACCACAAACTTTGTGACAGAG aacAAGACACTTCCACTGGAGAACACGACAGACTGTCTCAGCACCATGGCCAGTGTCTGTAAGGTCATGCTGGAGACGCC gGAATATTCAAGTCGTTTCAGCAGCGAGGACACGCTTTTGTTTTGCATGAGGGTCATGGTCGGGGTCATCATTCTTTACGACCACGTCCACCCCAATGGCGCCTTCAACAAGTCCTCTAAGATAGAC ATGAAAGGCTGCATAAAGGTCCTGAAGGACCAGCCGGCAGACAACGTAGAAGGCCTCCTGAATGCCCTCAA ATTCACCACAAAACACCTGAATGACGAGTCCACCCCGAAGAACATCCGGACGATGCTTCAGTAA
- the fam49a gene encoding CYFIP-related Rac1 interactor A isoform X2, which produces MGNLLKVLTREIENYPHFFLDFENAQPTEGEREVWNQVNSVLQDSESILSGLQAYKGAGQEIRDAIQNPNDLMQQERAWNSVCPLVIKLKKFYSFSLRLEEALKSLLESLTCPPFTPTQHLEREQALAKQFAEILHFTLRFDELKMRIPAIQNDFSYYRRTISRNRINNMNLDIENEVNNEMANRMSLFYAEATPMLKTLSNATTNFVTENKTLPLENTTDCLSTMASVCKVMLETPEYSSRFSSEDTLLFCMRVMVGVIILYDHVHPNGAFNKSSKIDMKGCIKVLKDQPADNVEGLLNALKFTTKHLNDESTPKNIRTMLQ; this is translated from the exons ATGGGTAACCTGCTAAAAGTCCTAACAAGGGAAATAGAGAACTATCCACACTTTTTCCTGGACTTTGAAA atGCACAGCCGAcagaaggagagcgagaggtgTGGAACCAGGTGAactcagtcctgcaggactctgagAGCATCCTGTCTGGCCTGCAGGCGTACAAAGGAGCCGGCCAGGAGATCAGAGAT GCAATTCAAAACCCTAATGACCTCATGCAGCAGGAGCGAGCCTGGAACTCCGTCTGCCCGCTGGTCATCAAACTCAAGAAGTTCTACAGTTTCTCTCTCAGACTAG aggAGGCACTGAAGAGTTTATTGGAGTCCCTGACATGTCCGCCCTTCACGCCCACTCAGCACCTGGAGAGGGAGCAGGCGCTGGCCAAACAGTTTGCGGAGATCCTCCACTTCACTCTGCGCTTCGATGAGCTCAAG atgAGAATTCCTGCCATCCAGAACGACTTCAGCTACTACAGAAGAACAATCAGTCGAAACCGAATAAACAACATGAAT CTGGACATTGAGAATGAAGTCAACAATGAAATGGCCAACAGGATGTCTCTGTTCTACGCTGAGGCCACACCCATGCTGAAAACACTCAGCAACGCAACCACAAACTTTGTGACAGAG aacAAGACACTTCCACTGGAGAACACGACAGACTGTCTCAGCACCATGGCCAGTGTCTGTAAGGTCATGCTGGAGACGCC gGAATATTCAAGTCGTTTCAGCAGCGAGGACACGCTTTTGTTTTGCATGAGGGTCATGGTCGGGGTCATCATTCTTTACGACCACGTCCACCCCAATGGCGCCTTCAACAAGTCCTCTAAGATAGAC ATGAAAGGCTGCATAAAGGTCCTGAAGGACCAGCCGGCAGACAACGTAGAAGGCCTCCTGAATGCCCTCAA ATTCACCACAAAACACCTGAATGACGAGTCCACCCCGAAGAACATCCGGACGATGCTTCAGTAA